In Paroedura picta isolate Pp20150507F chromosome 6, Ppicta_v3.0, whole genome shotgun sequence, one genomic interval encodes:
- the LOC143840680 gene encoding uncharacterized protein LOC143840680 has protein sequence MAGGDRSRAKKAGGKGAAQARAAAGGQEAAQGGEGGSHRRASAARAREAWAAAIPTQKAGGSGTRRGRTATRSAKEGLREKAPVRQRARSSPSPPPARGKKSGRPGDRHSNRAPARSKSPGTVQKGNSSARGREKSRGVSHSGTPASSAVGPGPKKGSPRAPRARQGRKSTVTGRKAAHSPRSKSNSNRHRSKVVPSSTSPSVSSEQGRSVTGSTSSPDSAASHQTGAHPGRSGNSAYYWRGYARAAEHFARKQSNQHGQSSSSPEVSSVSGSSGSEEAEQDQKKSRPRHKKHVGSGAEKRKRSARSSLSSGESTSLDEGPSTRREGWYWLEGAYVPGIPTWMHQRRVNSDRLLNEAGIPVEARAPPVKYTAADAPPGVHLQEKIRERALEGYYVDLFSLIKGQEQGGDTGSRRDRKRRKDFPLVERNFDNWMRGYTEYLTLIVGSYPERAWHLGRYQSHILEARNLAGDEAAMDYDRVFRELASQNEDARWDLKHPDTWMVYVGFSAHRSQEKSQQKGSGRRSSGLPCWDYNNKGCRRRRCRFDHKCEGCGGNHGLPACTRPGSQTPFRGARSSGKKDGGSGAAGPSTASKTA, from the coding sequence aTGGCGGGGGGAGATCGCTCCCGGGCTAAGAAGGCGGGAGGAAAAGGAGCGGCTCAAGCACGAGCTGcggcaggagggcaggaggcggcccagggcggggagggaggcagtCATCGGAGGGCCAGCGCTGCCAGAGCGCGTGAGGCCTGGGCGGCTGCAATCCCCACCCAAAAGGCGGGCGGCAGCGGGACCCGCAGGGGGCGCACGGCAACACGCAGCGCCAAAGAAGGGCTGCGAGAGAAGGCGCCTGTTAGGCAGCGCGCACGGAGCAGCCCATCCCCACCTCCAGCCAGGGGCAAGAAATCAGGAAGGCCCGGGGACAGGCATAGTAACAGGGCTCCTGCCCGTTCTAAGAGCCCTGGGACGGTTCAGAAAGGAAATAGCTCAGCCAGAGGCAGGGAAAAAAGCCGGGGAGTTTCACATTCAGGCACTCCCGCCTCGTCAGCAGTGGGGCCAGGTCCTAAGAAGGGTTCCCCTAGGGCGCCTAGGGCAAGGCAGGGGCGCAAGTCCACGGTCACTGGGCGTAAGGCGGCCCACAGCCCACGCAGTAAGTCTAATTCCAACAGGCATCGGAGCAAGGTAGTGCCTTCCAGCACGTCACCTTCTGTCAGCTCTGAGCAGGGCAGATCCGTGACTGGCAGCACATCTAGTCCGGACTCAGCTGCCAGTCATCAGACTGGGGCTCATCCTGGCCGGTCTGGGAATTCTGCCTACTACTGGCGGGGTTATGCCCGTGCAGCTGAGCACTTTGCACGGAAACAATCCAATCAACATGGTCAGAGCTCCAGCTCTCCTGAAGTGTCCAGTGTCAGTGGTAGCAGTGGGTCGGAGGAGGCAGAACAAGACCAGAAAAAGAGCAGGCCACGACACAAGAAGCATGTCGGGTCTGGTGCTGAAAAACGTAAAAGATCAGCACGATCCAGCCTTTCTTCGGGTGAGTCCACTTCTTTGGATGAGGGCCCTTCCACGCGCCGGGAGGGTTGGTACTGGCTCGAAGGGGCTTATGTGCCCGGGATCCCCACATGGATGCATCAACGGAGGGTGAACTCCGACAGGCTTTTAAATGAAGCAGGCATCCCAGTGGAGGCGCGGGCCCCCCCCGTCAAGTATACAGCAGCAGATGCCCCTCCAGGCGTACATCTTCAGGAGAAGATTCGAGAGAGGGCCCTTGAGGGCTATTATGTGGATTTGTTTTCCCTGATAAAAGGCCAAGAACAAGGGGGTGACACAGGGAGTCGCAGGGACCGTAAGAGGAGGAAAGATTTCCCTCTGGTCGAGCGCAATTTTGACAACTGGATGAGGGGGTATACAGAATACCTTACGCTTATAGTGGGTTCTTACCCTGAGCGGGCCTGGCACTTGGGGCGGTACCAATCCCATATCTTAGAAGCCAGGAATTTGGCGGGAGACGAAGCCGCCATGGACTATGACCGGGTTTTCCGTGAACTCGCGTCTCAAAATGAGGATGCCAGGTGGGATCTGAAACACCCGGACACCTGGATGGTCTATGTGGGTTTCAGTGCCCACCGCTCTCAAGAAAAATCCCAGCAGAAAGGATCTGGGAGACGGTCATCAGGTCTCCCATGCTGGGATTATAACAATAAGGGGTGCCGCAGGAGGCGTTGTCGATTCGATCACAAATGTGAAGGTTGCGGGGGGAATCATGGTCTTCCCGCCTGCACTCGGCCGGGATCCCAGACGCCCTTTCGAGGAGCCCGATCCTCCGGGAAAAAGGACGGGGGGTCGGGAGCAGCAGGACCTTCAACTGCATCCAAAACTGCTTAA